A region from the Diadema setosum chromosome 13, eeDiaSeto1, whole genome shotgun sequence genome encodes:
- the LOC140236996 gene encoding uncharacterized protein, producing the protein MFQTQGLLNPSKENSRVACRKCGYSGHLTFQCRNFVRVDPERDVTLDISSTSSEESEDDATMPALPPKPKGKDSERKDREERRKHQKKKKKRHKKRRDRSRSPLSSSDDDDDDDDSGNSSEDSQHKNRRSKHRKKRREPADSSDEERSRRRYRQKEKKASRRRSRSRDEDASSSSESAEEERSSKRKKDSRHQKKHRKEKRRHKDSRKAKKKRKSRKHSRSSDDSSSDSSS; encoded by the exons GCCTTCTAAATCCAAGCAAGGAGAACTCTCGTGTTGCCTGCAGGAAATGCGGCTACTCAGGTCACCTGACCTTTCAGTGCCGCAACTTTGTGCGCGTTGACCCCGAGAGGGATGTGACCCTTGACATCAGCAGTACCAGCAGTGAGGAGAGTGAGGATGATGCGACAATGCCAGCATTGCCTCCAAAGCCCAAAGGTAAAGATTCAGAG AGAAAAGACAGGGAAGAGAGGAGAAAgcatcagaagaagaagaaaaaaagacacaagAAGAG acGAGACCGTTCCAGGTCACCACTCTCTTCgtcagatgatgatgatgatgatgacgacagtGGAAACTCATCTGAAGACTCTCAACACAAAAATAGGCGCAGCAAGCATCGCAAGAAGCGGAGGGAGCCCGCCGATTCTTCAGATGAAGAGAGGAGTCGTCGCCGCTACAGGCAGAAGGAAAAGAAGGCATCCCGGCGGCGCAGCAGATCAAGGGATGAAGACGCATCATCCTCGTCAGAATCTGCCGAGGAGGAACGCAGCAGCAAGCGCAAGAAGGATTCACGGCACCAGAAGAAGCACCGCAAGGAGAAGAGGAGGCACAAAGACTCAAGGAAGgcaaagaagaagaggaaaagtaGAAAACATTCCCGGAGCAGTGACGATTCCAGCTCAGATTCTTCCAGCTGA
- the LOC140236811 gene encoding lipoamide acyltransferase component of branched-chain alpha-keto acid dehydrogenase complex, mitochondrial-like yields the protein MRFVRPRNLLNFELVSSGFQKSLRCRASSVYLSRQCHRGQNSGTNVGPSVHLKGSLSTRPLKLHSHLNGVRLVSTSPNLHGELVQFKLSDIGEGIAEVVVKEWYVSEGDSVAQFDSICEVQSDKASVTITSRYDGVVKKIYYEVEDTAKVGLPLVDIELEGDATASHEDNVSGETVEESSSDSSESDGEAMRVSEVTGGGRIPSTPAVKRLAMQHKINLADVQGTGKDGRILKGDVLQHIEQLKSGLPQWKRTPEELEPPPPQPPRVPSPVPTAPIPPKATQPPTIPARVPTRPVAGQDRTEPIKGLRRAMVKAMIQANAIPHFGYKDEVDVTELVALKDHFKSAAAARGIQFTLTPVFIKAASMALTFFPELNCSVDEACENMTYKAAHNIGFAMDSPQGLIVPNVKNVQALSLFEVAQEMTRLMALGVEGKLGPDDLSGGTFTLSNIGVIGGTYADPVIFPPQVAIGAIGRVQTLPRFDADGDLIKAHIMAVSWSADHRVIDGATMARFSNLWKSYLEQPATMLMDMK from the exons AAATCGCTGAGGTGCCGGGCATCATCTGTTTACCTGAGCCGCCAGTGCCATAGGGGGCAGAACAGTGGAACCAATGTTGGCCCAAGTGTGCATCTCAAGGGCAGTCTGTCTACAAGACCCCTGAAGCTTCATTCTCACTTGAATGGTGTTCGCCTTGTTTCAACATCACCTA ATCTACATGGTGAGCTTGTACAATTCAAGTTATCTGATATTGGAGAAGGTATCGCAGAAGTTGTAGTAAAAGAATG GTATGTCTCGGAAGGGGACTCTGTGGCCCAGTTTGACAGTATCTGTGAAGTACAGAGTGACAAGGCATCTGTTACAATCACCAGTCGCTACGATGGCGTAGTCAAGAAAATATATTACGAGGTGGAAGACACTGCGAAAGTTGGACTGCCATTAGTCGATATCGAGCTTGAAGGAG ATGCCACAGCGAGCCATGAGGACAACGTGTCAGGTGAGACAGTGGAGGAATCTTCCAGCGACTCCAGCGAAAGCGATGGGGAAGCTATGAGAGTGTCAGAAGTCACAGGCGGAGGACGAATACCCAGCACCCCAGCTGTGAAGCGCCTAGCCATGCAGCAcaag ATAAATCTGGCTGATGTGCAGGGAACAGGCAAAGATGGCCGCATTCTGAAGGGGGATGTGCTGCAGCATATAGAGCAACTCAAATCTGGACTCCCACAGTGGAAGCGAA CTCCAGAAGAATTGGAACCACCACCTCCTCAGCCTCCCAGGGTCCCATCTCCCGTGCCCACAGCTCCCATCCCTCCAAAGGCCACCCAGCCACCCACAATACCTGCCAGGGTGCCCACCAGACCCGTTGCGGGCCAGGACCGGACAGAACCCATCAAGGGCCTTCGTCGGGCCATGGTGAAGGCAATGATTCAGGCTAACGCCATCCCACACTTTGGCTACAAGGACGAAGTGGACGTGACTGAGCTGGTGGCCCTCAAGGACCACTTCAAGTCAGCTGCAGCAGCAAGGGGAATCCAGTTCACCTTAACGCCAGTTTTTATCAAG GCAGCTTCCATGGCTTTAACTTTCTTCCCAGAACTGAACTGCAGTGTGGATGAGGCCTGTGAAAATATGACATACAAG GCAGCACACAATATAGGCTTCGCAATGGATTCCCCACAGGGCCTGATTGTGCCCAACGTGAAGAATGTACAGGCCCTCAGTCTGTTTGAGGTGGCCCAGGAGATGACTAGACTGATGGCCCTTGGGGTGGAGGGCAAGCTGGGACCAGATGACCTTTCAGGGGGGACATTCACCCTCTCCAACATAGGCGTG ATTGGAGGTACCTATGCAGATCCTGTTATCTTTCCTCCCCAAGTAGCAATAGGAGCTATCGGCAGAGTTCAG ACACTACCAAGGTTTGATGCGGATGGGGACCTGATCAAGGCCCATATCATGGCGGTCAGCTGGTCAGCTGACCACAGGGTCATCGATGGGGCCACCATGGCTCGCTTCTCCAACCTCTGGAAATCCTACCTTGAACAGCCTGCCACCATGCTCATGGACATGAAATAA